Within the Peptococcaceae bacterium genome, the region CGGCACCTGGCATATTTTTCCGAACTCCTGGATGGCATTGGGGATAACATACTCCTGTCCATGGCCGTTGATGAGTATCTGCTTCCGGAACCCGGCGTTCCAGTAACCGGCGATTATTGCCCGCAGATATGCCACAAAGGTCTCCTCGGGGATGACTATCGTTCCCGGCATTCCCAGCTGGCACCAGGGATGCGACCCAAACCAGATCGGCTGAGAAACAGTGCACCCGCACTCCCGGGCCACGATTTCCGCCATCCTGGTCACCAGGAAAGTGTCCTCCCCGTAGCACTGGCCTTTCCCGTGGTATTCGGTGCTCCCAACCGGGATGATGATAATGTCATTCTTTTTCAGCCTCTCGGTTACCTCATGTCCCGTCATGTTTTGGAAATAAATCCCGTCCGCTTTGTCCATTGACCCTTTCGAATAGTTGTACTTCACGTCTCCTCCTCCTTTGGCGGGTTAAGTTTAATTGTTTTGGAAGTGTTTTAGTATCATTGACATGATAGAAGCTCGTTCCCGCATTTAGCTTTCTTAATCAAATCTTAACCCGCTTTATTAATAGGCGCAATTTATATTTCTTATTGTATTTATCATTAATACTTATAAATATCATTATTGATGGGAGATACGGTCCCTTTGTCGTAATTGCGCCCCAACGGCGCAGTTGGAACTAATACAATTTATTAGTATTGATTTATTGATCCTGTGTTTTTCAGTCCTGCATCCGTGTTTGTCGCTTGTCAGGCTTATACCTGCGTAATTGAAAGGGCCCCGGCCAAACGGCGCTAAACCTTATGCGCGTTTATGCGCGCTGACCGCGGAGACCAGTATGCCGAACAGGATCGCCCACACCGGAGCCCCTATGCCCCCAACGGTCACATTCGACATCCCGACAATAAACGCCGTAAAGGCTCCCAGCTGATGTTTATTTGCTCCAAAGGCCATTTCCAAAGAACTGGTAAAAAGGCCAAGCATGGCCAATCCCGCCACAACATTGCTTATTGCGGCCGGCAAGACCGTCAGAAACGGCATAATGACCCCCAATGTAATTCCTATAAGAATCAGGGCCGCGCTGAAGAGCAGACCTGCCGCATAACGGTGTTCTTTTTCCCCGGCGCTGGCGCCGCCCACGATAGCGGTAACCGGCCCGGCCAGCACAATGCAGTGGGAAAGGCTGAAGGCACCCAGGAAAGAAGCCAGCCCGGCCACGGAAGTTATGGTGTTCAAAGGAGGATCGTACTCGTTGGCGCGAAGCACACCGTAGCCCTTCAGGGTATCGGCCAACCCCATCAAAACGAGGGGAATGCTCACAGCAAGAATAACCCGGTAATTGAAGCGCGGAACTACAAATACCGGCTGGGCAAAATGGAAATACATGTTTTGGACCTCCATTGTCAAAGGGAGCAGCAAGAAGGATAAAATCATGGCCACAACCAGCGAAACAGCCTGGGGGGGAATCCTCTTGGAGACCAGCGGCGTGATCAAAAACGCGGCAATGGTCAAACCTGTCACCACCGGCTCTTTTGCAACGGCTTCCACAATTCTTAATCCATAGCTCATAAACACCCCGGCGATCATTCCCATGATTATCGGAACCGGAAGGTACTTTCCGAGCAATCCGACGACTCCGGCAGCTCCTATCAAAAAGATGATCGCTGCGGCAATGAGATAGCCGGCAACCATTTCCGGCACAGAGAACAGTTTGAACATGGGCCCCACAACCAGCAGGGCGGGCAGGGAAGGAGCAATGATTATGGGCTGTTTATAATACAGGCACAGCAAACCTGACGAAATGGCAGCCAGAACAACGCCGCTTATTATCCACGAGGCTGCCTGTTGTTGATTAAGATTGGCCGAAGCGGCAACATTCACAAACAGTATAA harbors:
- a CDS encoding benzoate/H(+) symporter BenE family transporter — encoded protein: MRKIMEPGPGLKEGWQDVKFNVPNVTAFITGVIFTLTGAIILFVNVAASANLNQQQAASWIISGVVLAAISSGLLCLYYKQPIIIAPSLPALLVVGPMFKLFSVPEMVAGYLIAAAIIFLIGAAGVVGLLGKYLPVPIIMGMIAGVFMSYGLRIVEAVAKEPVVTGLTIAAFLITPLVSKRIPPQAVSLVVAMILSFLLLPLTMEVQNMYFHFAQPVFVVPRFNYRVILAVSIPLVLMGLADTLKGYGVLRANEYDPPLNTITSVAGLASFLGAFSLSHCIVLAGPVTAIVGGASAGEKEHRYAAGLLFSAALILIGITLGVIMPFLTVLPAAISNVVAGLAMLGLFTSSLEMAFGANKHQLGAFTAFIVGMSNVTVGGIGAPVWAILFGILVSAVSAHKRA